DNA sequence from the Dehalococcoidia bacterium genome:
CAGGAGGGAGACACCTCGCCGTCGCGCAGGTCACGGCCCTCCTTCTTGGCCAGCCGCGATTTCCTGTGGATGCGCTGCACGCAGAAGGTGCACTTCTCCATGATGCCGCGGCTGCGGACCGTCACGTCCGGGTTCAAATGGTTCTTGAGCGTCTCCGGCCAGACCGCCTCGAACCAGTTGAAGAACCGCACCTGGTACGGACAGTTGTTGGCGCAGTAGCGCGTGCCCACGCAGCGGTTATAGACCTGGACGTTTAGTCCCTCGTTGTTGTGGTAGGTGGCATAGACAGGACAGACCGGCTCACAGGGGGCGTTGCCGCACTGCTGGCACATGAGCGGCAGGAAACGGGCCTTCACGTTGGGGAACTCGCCTTCCCAGTACCGCTCGATGTGTATCCACTCAAACGCGCGGTGCTGGAGGAAGCTAGGCTCTTCGTTGATGGGCAGGTTGTTCTCCGCCTGGCAGGCCACAACGCAGGCCTCGCAGCCTGAGCAGCGGTCGGCGTCGACCACCATAACCCATTTCCTATCGGCCATTGAGTCGTCCTCCTCCCCGGGACAGCATGTTCCTGGCTAGCCCCTGGTTACCGGAGCCACGGGCGCGCCGGGCAACTGTCGGGCCTCTACCGCGCCGCCCTCGAACTTGGGGATGGGCATGCGGCGGCCCGTGGCGCTGACGCGTACGCGGGTGGCGCCCCAGGCCAGTCCGCCTGTCTCCGCGTCCGTCAGCGGGGCGATGATGGAGAGCGGGTTCGCCCCGCGGCCCGCCGCGTAGTTGGTGTACGAGGAGTGGCCCTGGCCCGCCGGTATGCCGATGACCTCCGGCGACACGCCGGGGTGCGGATAGACCGGGGCCTCGATGCTTTTGCCGTTGGGCGCCTCCACGCGCACGATGTCTCCTTCCACCAGGCCCATCTGCTTCGCGACCTTGGAGTTAATCTCAACCCAGGTGCGCCAGACAACGGTGCTGATGGGGTCGGGCAGCGCCTGCAACCAGGGCAGATGCGCGCCGCGGCCGTCCGTCATGGAGAGAGACGGGAAAATGACGAGATGGTAGGGGTACTCCGGGGCCGAGCCCGCGTACCGGGGCAGGGCCGGGGGCTTTGAAAAGATGGGAGCCGTCGGGGACGCCGAGGACCTGGCGTTGGAGTCCCACCAGCCGCCCTGCTGAAGCGCCTTGTTCCAGAAGACCTCAAACTCCGCGGCGGTGACCGAGCCGCGCCGCGCCTGGTGCAGCTCCCGCACCGAGTCTCGCACCATCTCGCGGACGTTCCGCCACGGCAGCGCCTTCGCCATGTCGGGACCAATCTCCTCGGCCACGGTGAGCAACACGTCGCCGAAGGCGCGGGTGTCATACAGTGCTTTGACCACGGGCTGCTGCAGCCCCACCACCTGATGGCCTGGGCCAGGCTCTGGGACGTCTCCGCCCCAGCTCTCCAGGTACGTGTGGTCGGGCAGGATGAGGTCCGCCTGGGCCGTCGTCTCGTCCATGAAGCTGGAGAAGCTGACGATGTACTGGGCCTTGCCCAGGGCATCCCCCGCGTTCACTTCGGCGGGGAGGCCGTAGAGCGGATTTGCGCCGTGGACCAGCAGAAGATTGACCGGCTTGGGCTGGCCCGTGCGAAGCCTTTCCACCAGCTTCTGCCATGCGGAAAAAGGCGTCGCGCCGGACGTGGCGGGGACATCCTTCAAGGGCGACGCGGGGTTCAGCAGCACGCCGCCCCGCTTCCCCACATTGCCCACAAGATAGTTCAGGGAGTACACAGCCAGCATGTTCGTATAGCCGTTGGTGTGCGCGGCGGCGGACCCGCCGCCTATGGCGATGCTCGGCTGGTGGCTGGCGAATTCCCGCGCCAGCTCCTGGATGCGCGCGGCGGGGACGCCGATGACGGACTCAACCCGCTCAGGGCTGAAGGACGCCAGCGCCCGAGCGCCAGCGCCCGCCGTGATGGAGGCCGCGGCCCGCGCGTCCGCAGAGCCGTCGGACATCAGGACGTAGGCCATGCTCAGGGCAAGGACGCCCTCCGTGCCTGGCCGGACGGGGACCCACTGGTCGGCGTTGGCCGCCTCCAGCGAGAAGCGAGGCTCCACATGGACCAGGGTGCCGCGCTTGCGGTTGGCGCCCTGCCGGAACTCGCCGTAGTGGCGGTTGTAGCGCACAGGCGAAAGCCATGTCTCCAGGAAGTCGGCGCCGAAGGACATGACGTAGGATGCGTTCTGGATGTCGAACTCGGGGACGACGTCCTCTCCGAAGGCCGTCTTGAGCGCGGCGCGGAGGGCGGCCTGGTCCATGGGCTCATAGGCCAAGCGCTCACTTCCGTACGTGCGGGTGAAGCGGTCCACCAGCAGGGACATGGGCCCGCGCAGAGGCTCGTGGGCCAGCACCACGGTGTCCGCGGCGCTTCCCCGGAGCTGCTTCAGGCGTCCCACCAGGTCGTTCAAGGCCTGGTCCCACGTGATTTGCTGCCACTGCCCGCTTCCCCGCGCGCCCGTGCGCCGCATGGGGCCCTTGATGCGGTCGGGGTGGTACAGCGCCTGCACGCCCGCCAGACCGCGGGCGCAGAGCTTACCGCGGTTCACCGGGTAGTCCGGGTTCCCCTCTATCTTCTTGGCGCGCCCCTCCATGACACGGACGATGATGCCGCAGCCCGCCGGACACTGGCGGCACACGCTGGCGTACCAGCTCTCGTCTCCGTCGAGGACATCCTCCGGAATGCGGGCGGGGCTCTGGACCAGAAGCTCTTTCTCAGGAATGCTGCACGCGGTGAAGAGCGCGGCCCCCGCCGCGGACACGCCGGCGAGCTTCAAGAATTCGCGCCGAGATAGCTGCATTTTCTCTATGCCCCTGTTAGTTATGGCACGTCGCGCAGTCGGTGGGCGCGTTGTTCTGACGATGGCAAGTCACGCAATCGCCCATGTTGAGGGGACGCACCTGACTTACCTGGTCCATGGTCTCCACCGCACCGTGACACGTGGCGCACTGGTACCCCGCTCTGATGTGCGGCTCATGCACGAACTTCACGGTGTCAGGGACGCGGTGCACCCGGATCCAGTCAATGGGCTGCTGTGCCGCAAAGGCCGCGCGAAGCTTCTCAACATCCGGCCTGCCCGACCCCGCGACGGTATGGCAGAACATGCACTGCTCCAGCGCGGGCACAGTGGCGGCGGACCCCGACTCCACGTTCCGGTGACAGAACACGCACTGAATGCCCAGGCTCCCCGCGTGGAGGGAGTGCGCGAACTTGAGTGGCTGCACCGGCCCGGCGGCCACCTGAGCGGACACCTGGCTGATGCCGATGCCGATCAGAAGAATAAGAAGAGGGCCGCCGATGACCAACGGCAACAGCTTTATTTTTGTCCCGTATTTCATCCGGCTGTCCCTCGGCCTCCGTTACTCATGCGCATGACCTCGCGGCGTCCTGGAAGTCGCCGAGCGTCTAGATGAGCCTCTGTGCGTAAATGGATGTTGTGACACCGGTGTTCGTGAGCGTGCTGATGGCGGTGTACAGAGCCAGACCAAAGAACATGAGACCGACGATGTAAAACACGGGACGGAGAGCGCTCGCCCGGCGCGCCAGGTTTCCCGTCATGGTGAGCGAAGGGATGACAGCATGGGCGAGGAGAAACGAGAAGGCGAAGGGAACGACGAAGACGACGATGATGAAAAGCGACGTCGTGATGTGAAACAACTGGCCCCAGTCTGCCGTCGTAACCGTCCGAGGGTCGATCTCCATACTCTCCGTGTAACCTCTCGCTGAGATAAACTGGAGCCTGACCACTAACGGCAGGCTCCGGAGGGAATAACACAAAAGACCGGAAAACCCGGCCTTGGGCAGCTTGTTGCCAAGCTACCACTACCCTCCCACCGCACCCGCTTCGCTCATGGACACTTGTGATGCCCTGAACAATCACGAGGGCCAACGGGCATTCTAAGCACTCACGCCGAGCCTGTCAAGGGGTTGTGCGCGTTGGGGCTACGCGTTAAGTGCGCATCGGGGAGAGCGCGAAAAAAGAGATAACGGGCAGAGTGCCGCCCGTTATCTCTTCAGCTCATTGCCAACGAGGGCTGGGGAACTGCCCCCGCGTCCTGTTATAGCAGCAGGCTGACGGGGTTCTCCAGAGTGGCGCGCAGATCCTTCAGGAAGAGGCCGCCCTGAGCGCCGTCGGTGACGCGGTGGTCTATGCACAGGGTCACCATCATCATCTCGCGCACTACCACCTGGCCGCCCCGCGCCACGGGCTGCGGCCGGACAGCGCCCACGGACAGAGCCGCGCTCTGGGGCGGCGTGATGATGGCGGTGAAGTTGTCCACGTCGTACATGCCCAGGTTGGTGACGTTGAACGTGGTGGCTGAATATTCCTCCGCCTTGAGGACGCCCTGACGCGCCCTGTCCGCCAGGTCCTTGCTGGCCCTGGCGATCTCCACCAGGCTCTTGTGGTTGGCGTCCAGGATACCCGGCGCAATGAGTCCCTGGTCCAACGCGATGGCGATGCCGATGTTGATGTGCGGGTGGACGTGAACCTTGTCATCAACGAAGCTGGCGTTGAACAGGGGGAACTTGCCCAGCGTGGCGGCGACCGCCTTGATGATCATGTCGTTGACGCTGACCTTCACGTCGCCGCCCAGGGCGTCGTTCAGCCCCTTGCGGAGGGTCATGGACTCCGTCATGTCAATGGCGACCTGGACGTAGAAGTGCGGGATGGTGCGCTTGCTCTCCGCCATCCGCCGGGCGATGGCCAGGCGCATCTTGGACAGCTCGATGACCTGCTCGCCCGCAGGCGCGGGAGCGGCGGGCCGTGCCGGCGCTGCCGCGGGCGTGGCTGTCGGTGGAACGGGGGTCGGCGTCGCAGCCGGTGCGGGGGGGGCCGTCGGCAGCGCTGCGGCGGGAGCGGCCTTGCGCTTCTCTACATAGGCGAGGATGTCATCCTTGCCGACGCGTCCGCCGGGGCCGGTGCCCGTGACCTGGCGGATATCCACGCCCATCTCGTCCGCCAGCTTCCGCGCGATGGGTGAGGTGTTGGCCTCCCGGCCCGGCGCGGCGGGTGCGGGCGTCGCGGCCTGAGCGAGGGCCACGGGCGGACTCGACGCAGTCTTTGATGCGACGCCTGGCATGGCTTCGCCCGGCGCGGCGGGTGCGGGCGCGACAGCCGGGACCGCGGGCCGTTTCGCCTCCGCGGACGCCGCCGGAGCCGGAGCCGCAGTCGCGGAGGCAGGAGCGGCGGCGGCCGGGGCCGTGGTCTTCCCTTTCGCCTCCGCGGGCGCTGTTGGCGCCTGGGCCGGAGCTTCGGCGGGTTTGGACGCCGCATCCGGCAGGGCCTCGTTCGGTGCGCCGATGAAGCCGATGACCTCGCCGACGGGGACGGTGCGCCCCTCGTGGACGAGGACCTTGCGCAACACGCCGGCCCCGAAGGCCTCCACCTCTACGACGGCCTTGTCCGTCTCTATCTCGGCGATCGGCTCGCCCTTTTGGACCTGGTCGCCCTCTTTCTTGAGCCAGCGGGCGACCTTGCCCTCCTTCATGTCGAAGCCCATTTGAGGCATGATGATTTCGGTAGCCACGCAAGACCTCCTTCTGATTGGGACGTCAACGGGGCGCGGGATACGCCCGGAAAGACGTTGAGTTAGGCCGGGACCTTGACGGCCCGGATGATATCATCCTCGTTGGGAATGGCGGTCAGCTCGAGCTTCCGCGAGTACGGCATGGGCACGTCCTTGCCCGCCACGCGCATCACCGGCCCGTCCAGGGAATCAAAGGCGGCCTCCTGAATCCGGCCGACGATCTCGGCGCCGAAGCCGCCGGTCCGCCACGTCTCCTCGACAACGACGCACTTGTTGGTCTTCTTCACGGACTCCACTGCGGTCTCCACGTCCAGGGGGCGCAGCGTGCGCAGGTCAACCACTTCGGCCTGAATGCCGTGCTCCTGGGCCAGCCGCTCGGCGGCGCGCAGCGCCACCTGGGTCATGCGCAGGTAAGAGACGATGGTCACGTCCTTGCCCGGGCGCTTGACCTCCGCCTTTCCGAAGGGGACGGTGTACCACTCGTCCGGGACCTCTCCCTTCAGCGAGTACAGCAGCGAGTGCTCCACGAAGATGGTGGGGTTCTTGTCCTTCAAGGCGGTGCGCATCAGTCCACGGGCGTCATAGGGGGTGGCCGGGACGGCTA
Encoded proteins:
- a CDS encoding 4Fe-4S dicluster domain-containing protein, with protein sequence MADRKWVMVVDADRCSGCEACVVACQAENNLPINEEPSFLQHRAFEWIHIERYWEGEFPNVKARFLPLMCQQCGNAPCEPVCPVYATYHNNEGLNVQVYNRCVGTRYCANNCPYQVRFFNWFEAVWPETLKNHLNPDVTVRSRGIMEKCTFCVQRIHRKSRLAKKEGRDLRDGEVSPSCVQACPTDALVFGDVTNKDSKVAKLVEDKRNFHLLEHLGTEPNVIYLKKVDPNARDASGH
- a CDS encoding molybdopterin-dependent oxidoreductase, translated to MQLSRREFLKLAGVSAAGAALFTACSIPEKELLVQSPARIPEDVLDGDESWYASVCRQCPAGCGIIVRVMEGRAKKIEGNPDYPVNRGKLCARGLAGVQALYHPDRIKGPMRRTGARGSGQWQQITWDQALNDLVGRLKQLRGSAADTVVLAHEPLRGPMSLLVDRFTRTYGSERLAYEPMDQAALRAALKTAFGEDVVPEFDIQNASYVMSFGADFLETWLSPVRYNRHYGEFRQGANRKRGTLVHVEPRFSLEAANADQWVPVRPGTEGVLALSMAYVLMSDGSADARAAASITAGAGARALASFSPERVESVIGVPAARIQELAREFASHQPSIAIGGGSAAAHTNGYTNMLAVYSLNYLVGNVGKRGGVLLNPASPLKDVPATSGATPFSAWQKLVERLRTGQPKPVNLLLVHGANPLYGLPAEVNAGDALGKAQYIVSFSSFMDETTAQADLILPDHTYLESWGGDVPEPGPGHQVVGLQQPVVKALYDTRAFGDVLLTVAEEIGPDMAKALPWRNVREMVRDSVRELHQARRGSVTAAEFEVFWNKALQQGGWWDSNARSSASPTAPIFSKPPALPRYAGSAPEYPYHLVIFPSLSMTDGRGAHLPWLQALPDPISTVVWRTWVEINSKVAKQMGLVEGDIVRVEAPNGKSIEAPVYPHPGVSPEVIGIPAGQGHSSYTNYAAGRGANPLSIIAPLTDAETGGLAWGATRVRVSATGRRMPIPKFEGGAVEARQLPGAPVAPVTRG
- a CDS encoding cytochrome c3 family protein, yielding MKYGTKIKLLPLVIGGPLLILLIGIGISQVSAQVAAGPVQPLKFAHSLHAGSLGIQCVFCHRNVESGSAATVPALEQCMFCHTVAGSGRPDVEKLRAAFAAQQPIDWIRVHRVPDTVKFVHEPHIRAGYQCATCHGAVETMDQVSQVRPLNMGDCVTCHRQNNAPTDCATCHN
- a CDS encoding dihydrolipoamide acetyltransferase family protein; the protein is MATEIIMPQMGFDMKEGKVARWLKKEGDQVQKGEPIAEIETDKAVVEVEAFGAGVLRKVLVHEGRTVPVGEVIGFIGAPNEALPDAASKPAEAPAQAPTAPAEAKGKTTAPAAAAPASATAAPAPAASAEAKRPAVPAVAPAPAAPGEAMPGVASKTASSPPVALAQAATPAPAAPGREANTSPIARKLADEMGVDIRQVTGTGPGGRVGKDDILAYVEKRKAAPAAALPTAPPAPAATPTPVPPTATPAAAPARPAAPAPAGEQVIELSKMRLAIARRMAESKRTIPHFYVQVAIDMTESMTLRKGLNDALGGDVKVSVNDMIIKAVAATLGKFPLFNASFVDDKVHVHPHINIGIAIALDQGLIAPGILDANHKSLVEIARASKDLADRARQGVLKAEEYSATTFNVTNLGMYDVDNFTAIITPPQSAALSVGAVRPQPVARGGQVVVREMMMVTLCIDHRVTDGAQGGLFLKDLRATLENPVSLLL
- a CDS encoding alpha-ketoacid dehydrogenase subunit beta → MAIITYREAISGALREALQSDPKVFLMGEDIGDYGGSYAVTKGFIKEFGPQRIRDMPIAESVIVGTGIGAAMAGMRPIVELMTINFSLLALDQIVNIASKIHYMSGGQVSVPLVIRTVSGGGNQLAATHSQSLEGWFACLPGLRVAVPATPYDARGLMRTALKDKNPTIFVEHSLLYSLKGEVPDEWYTVPFGKAEVKRPGKDVTIVSYLRMTQVALRAAERLAQEHGIQAEVVDLRTLRPLDVETAVESVKKTNKCVVVEETWRTGGFGAEIVGRIQEAAFDSLDGPVMRVAGKDVPMPYSRKLELTAIPNEDDIIRAVKVPA